Within the Desulfitibacter alkalitolerans DSM 16504 genome, the region GCAGGAAAATCTCCATGGGCAACCAGATTAAAGTAAACTGCAGTATGAATACCACTACAGCAACAGGCAGCACAGCAAATATAACTTCATGTATTGTATCCTTAATGCTCTGCATATATATCTCTCCAAAATAATTATTTGCAATTTGGGTAAGATACAAAAACCACAAAATATATGATTGTGGTTTTGTTTCTTAAGCTAATACTATAGACTATATAATTATAACATAAAATCAAGAAACCCTTAAATGTTTTTAATGCACATAAATTCTTTAACATTTTCACAGGTCATGCCGCTTTTCTTGTATTCTTTAAGTTTATCAATATCTCTTTGAAGCTGTCCATCCTTTCCTAGCTCCTTATTTAGTAATTGTTTGAGGAATGGATATGTTTCTAAAGTGTTTTTGTTAATTTTATAGAAGACCCATTGTGCCTTTTTTTCATTAGTTATAATCTTTAACATCCAAAGTTTATTTAAATGTCTAGATGCATTTGATTGATTTATTTCCAGAAGGTATTCCAATTCGCATACACATAGCTTTTCCTGATTTAGTAAATTCAGTATTCTTAATCTTGTTTCGTCTGCTAATGCTTTTATGATCTGCACTAATTCCAAGTTTATTCACCTCCATAGCCAGCCCTTTTCCTTGGGAACCAATGCTTGGTCTTTAAGCAGATTCTTACTAACATAAGCATTACTGGAACCTCTATCAGCACGCCTACAACAGTTGCTAATGATGCACCAGATGCAATGCCAAAGAGGGTTGCTGCTGTTGCAATGGCTACTTCGAAATGGTTACTGGCACCAATCATGGCAGAAGGGGCAGCGTCCTCATATGTTAGTTTTAGCATTTTGGCAGCGCCATACGCTAAAAAGAATATGAAGAAGGTTTGGATTGTAAGGGGTACTGCAATCATTAATATAACTAGAGGCTGACTTAGTATTACCGACCCCTGCAGCATGAATAAAGTAATTAGTGTTAAAAGCAGTGCAGTCATGGAGACCTTGCCAGTATACTTTAGGAAAATACTTTCATACCATTCTATCCCCCTGGACTTGATTAATTGGGTTCTTGTAAAATAACCAGCAATTAAGGCTATACCTACATAGAAAAGGATGGATAACGCCAAGGTAACAAAGGGAATAACTATATCACTTATTCCCAATAGAAAGCTACCAAGGGGTGCGAATAAAAACAGCATTGTTAAAGAGTTTACCGCTACCATCACAAGGGTATGACCCATATTAGCTCTAGCCAGGTAACTCCATACAAGAACCATTGCTGTACATGGCGCAATTCCAAGGAGAATCATGCCAGCCATATATTCATCAGCCATATTTTCTGGAATAAAGGGAGCAAATATAACCCTCATAAACAGCCATGCAAAAAACACCATGGTAAAGGGCTTAATTGCCCAGTTAATTACTAAAGTTAAGGCTACTGGTTTTGGGGTTTTTCCTGCTTCAATTACCTGTCTAAAATCAATTTGCACCATGATAGGATACATCATAAAAAATAATAGTATTGCAATTGGAATGTTAACCTGTTCAATAGATAAACTATTAATTACCTCAGCCGCTCCAGGAAATAGTGCACCCAGGCCTATTCCTATAGCCATACATAGTATTACCCACAAAGTCAAATACCTTTCAAAAAATCCTAGTTCCCTGGCTTTTTCACCTACCGATTGTGTACTCATAATCATAGCCCTCCATTTTTGCTAATATGTGTATATGAATCTATAATCATATAGTAATTTGCATTTTCCCATTTGTCAATTTTTTTATTATATATTAGCTTATATAAATAGACCAAAACTTTGAAAAATCTTCATTTGATTTTTGGAGAGAAAGTGATAAGCTTAAAGTAATAGTAATTATCGTTACTAATCAATGCTGTGACATAAAGGAGGCAATTTTTGTGAAAGGTAAAGGAATTCTAGTTATCCTTATGGTTTTATTAGCAGGAATAATATTAATTGGTTGTACATCTTCAAACAACTCCAGTGACCTTGAAGCACAGTTACAGGAAAAAACAGCCTTAATTAACCAGTTAACAGCCGAAAATGAAGCATTATCAGCTGAAGTGGCAGAACTACAATTGATACTAACTTCTCAACAGCAGAATTCTCTTTTGATGACCGCCTTGACTGTAGTGGGATTGTTGGAAAATCAAGACATGGAAGGCCTGGCTTCCTATATCCATCCTGTGGAGGGAGTGCGTTTTTCACCCTACACATACGTGGATTTACAAGCTGATCTAGTATTTAGTGCCCAGCAAATTGAAACCTTACTGCAGAGTACCCAGACTTATAATTGGGGGAGCTTTGATGGCACAGGGGACCCTATAGTTTTTACTTTTAGCGATTACTATGATAGATTTATTTATGATCAGGACTTTGCAAATCCCCATCTGATTGGTAATAATGTAGAAATTGGCACTAGCAGTATGATTAATAATATTATACAAGCCTATCCAAATGGAATGTTTGTAGAATTTCATTTTACAGGGTTTGATCCTCAATACATGGGAATGGACTGGAGAAGCTTAAGGTTAGTTTTTGAAGATGTAAATGGTTCCTGGCATCTAGTGGGCATAGTCCATGATGAATGGACCACTTGATAAACTTCTTTTACACTCAAGGACTAGCTATGGAAGCTAATTTACTAAACCAATAAAAACCAAGGAAAACAAATAAGTAAAAAAGGAAAGGGCTGTGAGTGTAAAGTGCTGCAGCCCTTTTAGTATTTCAAGATAATTGTCATCCGTCCATCTTCTCTTTTTCATTATTTTTTTCTTTATTCTCATTGCCCTTGCGGGAGGCTAAAAACCATTTCTCAGGATCTGGCAGCAAGGACCTGATTTCCATGGGCAGGGGAAACAGTATAGTGGTGCCTTTTGAATCAGCTGCTTCAGAAAGAGATCTAAGCATCCTTAGAGTCATGGCTCCTTCCTGGGCACTTAGGATACCAGTAGCCTCTGCTAGCCTTTCGGCAGCCTGCCTTTCTCCTTCTGCCTGTATTACTATGGCTCTCCTGTCCCTTTCTGCTTCCGCCTGTCTAGCAATGGCTCTCTGCATTTCAGTGGGCAGTATTACATCTTTGATTTCTACTGCAGTTACTTTTATGCCCCATGGGTCTGTAGCCTCATCAACTATTCTTTGAATTATTTTATTGAGCTTCTCTCTTTGTGACAAAAGTTCATCCAGATCTGCCTGGCCCACAACGCTTCTTAAGGTTGTCTGGGCAAACTGACTTGTTGCATCATGAAACTTTTCCACATTGACAATGGCTTTTTCAGGAGCAACGGCCCTGTAATATAAAACTGCATTAACCTTGCACGTTACATTGTCCTTTGTAATTACCTCCTGGGGAGGTACATCAAATGTAATTGTACGCAAGGAGACTCGCTCAATCTTGTCAATAATGGGAATAATAATTACTAATCCTGGACCTCTTACTCCAACAAGCCTGCCTAATCTAAATAATACACCTCGTTCATATTCAGGTAAAATTTTTATTGCCATGCTTAAAATAGCTAGTATAAAAGTAGCTACTACTATTAGCGATAACAAACTTTCTGAAATAAACAGCATTTTTTATTCCTCCCTTTCACTAATATTTGTTCTTTCGGGTTCAACAACTAAATACATACCCTTTCTTCCAATGACCCTGACATTTTCACCCTGGGAAATGCTTATGCCACCTTTGCTTACGGCTTTCCAAATCTCTCCCTTTACTTTTACTAATCCTTCTGGATTAATGTCTTCAATTACTGGCACAACTTGATTGGAAAACTCTTCATCACCATGGATTTTTTGTACCTTGCGCAGTTTTATTATTCCTGAAAGTAAGATTATTAACAAAGCCCCACTTACAATGCCGATACCTATAGCCGTCATTCTAAATCTTGAAAACCAATCAGTTGGCATCATGGGCTCTATGGGCAAGAAAATACTGCCCAAAACAATACTAATCACTCCGCCTACCCCCAGGACCCCATAGGTTGGAGTAAAGGCTTCTGCAACGAGGAGCAATATCCCTATAATTATCAATAAACCTGCAAGAATATTTACTTCAAACAGGCCCAAACCATATAAAGCCAGTATCAAACTTATTACACCCATTACTTCCGGCAAAAAGGTACCTGGAGAATTAAAGCCAATTATAAGCCCATATACACCTAGCAGCAAAAGAATAAAAGTGACCTGGGGATTGCTGACAAAATGGGTTATTCTTTCAGAGGTCTTCATTTCAACAGTTTGAATATCTGCTCCCAAGGTATTTAAAACAACAACCCTTTCTTGAATGGTAATTTCCTTGCCATGTATCATCTCTAAAAGTTCTCCTAGATTGACAGCAACATGGTCAATTACCTGCTTTTCCAGGGCTTCTTTGTAATCTATAGTTAAATTTTCTTTAACAAATTTTTCAGCTATATCTACTGGACGTCCACGTTCTTCAGCAATACTTCTCATGTGGCCTGCTAGAAAATTGATAGTTTTATCATCAGCACTTTGGGTTCCTTCTCCAGTAACTGGAGCCATTGTAACTGGCATTGCAGCACCACATGTAGTTGCTGGGCTCATTGCGGCCACATGACCACAAATAAGAATAAATGTACCTGCTGAAGCAGCAATTGCCCCTGGCGGGGTGACATACGTAATAACTGGAATTTGGGCAGCTGAAATGTCCTGAATAATGTCTAAGGTTGCGGTAACTAATCCCCCTGGAGTATTTAGTTGTATTACTACTGCCTGGGCCCCTTGCTTCTCTGCAAGCTGGATGGCTCTTTTAATGGTGCTTGCTGTACCGGCGGTTACCATATCATCTACTGCGACAGTAATTACCTTTGGTTGAACAGCAGCTCCTGCAGAAGCAGTAAATGTTAATAAAAGACATAAAACACACAGCATGGTTAGTTTGCAAATTTTCCGAATCATTTGCCTCCCCTTCTCTTTATACTCTTTGGTTTTCTTCTTTTGACAGGGAATTATGTAATTAATTGTAATCCAATTATACCATAATTTTTGCTAGTTTTTGCACAAATAAGGACATTTCCATAATGCTTTAGTATTTTATTAAAATTTTTCTTTGGGTATAGGAAGCATTACATAGCAATAAAGGCACTCCCAATTAAGGAAATGCCTTCACTTAAAACAAAACTCGGCTTGCGTCAAGTCTTTGACGCTGGCGGAAGCCTTAGTCTTTGTGGTTACTATCTACCTTGTGGAACTTATACTTTCTGCCCTGATAGTGTAAAAAATTTATTTACTTGGAATGCTGAAGCCAAATGTACTTCCTTTCCCCTCTTGACTGCTTACCCAGACATTCCCTCCATGTGCTTCAATAATACTCTTTACGATAGCTAATCCAAGCCCTGTACCTGTTTTGCCCCTTTTTCGGGATTTATCAGCTTTATGAAACCTTTCCCATACTAAATCTAAATCTCCTTGGGGGATACCGCAACCGGTATCACTAACTTCCACATGAATCTGTTTTGAACTGTCTGTATATGCTTTAAGAGTTATTTGACCTTCTACTGTATGATTGAGGGCATTTTCAACTAAATTAATCATAACCTGATGCAGTCTATCATAATCACCATCAACATCTGGCAAATCTTTTTCAATAATTGTCTCAAACCTTAAACCTGTTTTTGAAATAGCAGGTTTGTACTTCTCCTGAATTGTATTTAAAAGACTGGCAATAGAGATTCTTGTCTTTTCTAAAGTAAAATTTCCAGTTTGCAGCCGTGAAAGATCAAAAAGCTCATTTACCATTCTTTTTAATCTTAGAGTTTCTTGAAATATAACTTTAGCATATCTATCCTGCTCACTTGTATCTTCAGCTACGCCATCAATTATGGCCTCGGAATATCCCTGCAGCAAGCTCAAGGGAGTTCTTAATTCATGGGATACATTGGCAATAAAATCTCTACGCATCTGCTCCAGCTCTCTTTCCCTGGTAACGTCCTGCAGCACTCCAACTACTCCTATAACTTCATCTGTTGTATTATCTATTAATGGCGCCATCCTTGCAGATATGGTCTTTTTAGTTAGCCCAATATCCCTTTGATTAATTGATTTGCTTTCTATAACCTTGCTAAAAAGCTCCTTAAGCTCGGCAAAACCAGGATTCTTAAAAAAGTTACCTCTAAGCTCCAAATCCTTATTTTCTTTCTGAAACAGTTTTTCTGTTTGATTGTTTACCAGAATCACATTACCTTTATTATCTAGAGTAATAACTCCATCAGACATGCTGGCTAATACTTTCTCCAGTTTAGACTTTTCATGGGAAAGTTCGTTTATTTTACTTTTTAACTGGTCAGATAGGTTATTTAAACTAGCCCCTAACAATCCTACCTCGTCATTACTATTAACTTCCATCTTATTGTCAAAATTGCCCTTGGCCATTTCATTTGCCACTTTATTCATCTGCACCAGGGGCTTTGACAAGGTTTTAGATAAAAAGTAGCTGACTACACTTGCCAGTATAATAGCAGCCATTGCACTATATATGATCAATCCTCTCATTGAGTTAACTGTATCTGTAATTGGTGCAATGGGCCTAAACATCATTAGCACATTTTCCACTTCATCGCCCTCATAAACTGGAATAGCAACAGAAAGCATGGGTCCTTCAAAGTGATGGTGATGAAAACCTCTTTTGATAATACTTTCTCCTGCAAAGACCTTTGCCAGTTCTGCAGTGGTAAGAAAATGTCCCGTAGGCGGTCCCATCATTAAATCACATGCTTGTGTTGTTCCATCCCTATCCACTATAATTATATGGGCATTAAGAAATTCACTTAAAAGGGTTAATTCATTGGTTAAATGTGTTGGATCATCTTCTTTATTAATAATGCTCGTTAACTTGTGACCACTTTCAATAAGGTCAGAGGATATTTGTGAATAATAAAAGTCTTCTAATAACCTAATTAGTCCAAAACTAAGAAACAAGAGTATAATCATTATAAGCAGGATAATGGCTACCCACTGTTTTAAAATTATACTCCTGCTAATCATTGGCAGCCTCAAATTTATATCCTACTCCCCAGACTGTACTTATATAATCAGGGCCACTATTTCTGCCTAACTTTTCTCTTAGCTTTTTTACATGAGTATCAACAGTTCTAAAATCTCCAAAAAAGTCATATCCCCATATATTTTCAAGAAGCTGTTCACGGGTAAACACCCTGCCTGGGGAACTGGCTAAATAATACAGCAAATTAAATTCTTTAGGAGTTAAATTTAGCTCCTTCATGTCTAACAGAACTTTTCTCGTTACTGGATCTATTTCCAGACGAGTAAATTTTAGTGCTTTTTCTTGTTTATTAATAGGCAAGGTTCTTTTTAACATAACCTTTACCCTATGAGCTAACTCTCTTGGACTAAAAGGTTTCACAACATAGTCATCACACCCTAATTCAAATCCAAGTATTCTTTCATATTCTTCTCCGCGGGCTGTGAGCATAATTATTGGCTTGTCACTAAAACTCCTTATTTCCTTCACCAGGCCAAAACCATCCATGCCAGGCATCATTACATCTATTACAAATAAGTCATATCCAGTATCCTCTATTTTTTTTAAGGCTTCTTTTGAATCTGCTGCTGTATCAGCAGCTATTCCTTCTTTTTTTAAATATATTTTAACCAGTTCTCTAATGCCATCTTCATCATCAACTACTAAAACTATTGGTTTATCCACATTTACACCCCCAAACACTGCCAACTAAAATATTTTTCATTATACCATAAAGCTTTTAAATACATTCAAGGCTTTTATGATCCTTTTAATATTTTTCTTTTGTGTTTATATTCCGCCTCTGTAATTTCCCCAGAAGCCAGTTTCTCATCTAGTATTCTAAAAGCTGAGCTCTTATCCTCTTTTGTTGTTATTTTATTTACCAGCAGTACAATTCCTACAATTAAAAATACCCAGAATAACATGTGTGCCGCCATCCAAAGCCATCCACTTCCAAAACCGTATCCAAACATTGGCATCATATATCATCTCCTTCAAAATTAATTTATTTGTTAAAACAAAGTTAGTTTGCCTAATACTAATTATAAAAGTAATTTTTGACGAAACTATGATTATAATTAGTAGTTTTTGTTGCAAAAAGAGAGCTACCTAACGTCTAGATGAGCTCTCTCCCTGGCTATCCTTTTTAAAAGTTTAAATACTACCAACTATTAAATCTGATTTTGAGTACTAGTACACTTTACTTTCATTTCTTTGCTGTAATAAGCTTTACAATATCAGATAGCAGGTTTTTTACTTCAACTATTGATAAACCGGCCTGCAGCATATTAGCTTCTGTTCTTCTGTTTATATTAACACCTTGGAATCTAACTGTTAATGGGTTTAATAAATCCATCACAGTCCCCACTACTGCTCTTTCACTTCTTACATGTTCCAGGAGGTACAGCCTGCCATCTTGTTTAACTACCCGTCTTAATTCTTGAAAACCTTTCACTGGAAACGGTACAGAACAAAAGACACAAGCAGTTATTATGGTGTCAAAGGTATTGTCAGCAAATGGCAGCTCCTGGATATCAGCTAATTTTAATTCAATGGGAACCTTAGCCTGGGATATTTTGCTTTCTGCTATTTCTAACATGCTCTGGCTAAAATCTATTCCTATGACTTTTACCCCCTGAGGATAATATGGAAAATTGGCTCCTGTCCCTACACCTGCTTCCAGCACTAAACCCTTTGCATTTTTGCACAGCATTTCTCTCCACTTTCCCATCATCATCCTGTCCATGGGGCCCATTATTTTGTCATAATTCTTTGCTTTTTTATTATACTTTTCTCTCACCTGCTGTGTAGTTTCCCTGTCAAGAGTTTCATAGTCCAAAATAATCACCCTCTTGTTTTTTATAGATTTCAATATGACACTATCCATACTATTTTACCCTTTTGTCAATGAATGTAAAAGAAAGAAATGCCCGATCCTGCTTGTGCTGCTTTATCCCCCCTTTAGAAATTTTCTTGGGTTTATCTAAGTATAGAATGAAGATTTGATGAAAATATGACCATATTTAGAACATTTAAGTATAAATGAAAAAGCAAGAGGTGTATATTACTCACACCCCTTGCTAAGGTAACCAATCCTAATGCATATATATCAGTGCCAGGAAATAGACAAGCCATTCCTTTTTCATGGAACATTGCAGGCAAATATTTATTTCTTTGTACCTTGCGAGACCACAATGGGAGCAAGCACACTATCCTTTAGAAGTTCAACACATTGACCCATGTAAGCCCCAATTTTTTCTGAAGGGTCATTAGTAGGAATTCCTATAGCTCTAGCCACCAGTTCTGTTAAATCCATTTGCTTAACTTTTGTACCCATGGCATGGCAGGTAGCATTAAACTGGGAACCACATCCGGCACAGTTTGTAACCAAATATTCTGCTCCGGTAGCCTCTGCTTCCCTTACCCTTGTCATTCCACTGTGGGCAACAGATGGTAAAGAATCAAAAGCTGAAACAAGCCCGCAGCATAAGCCTTGTTCTTTCACATGCTCCATTTCACGTAGTTCAAGTCCGGGAATGGCCAGTATAATATTTCTTGGTTCATGGTAATGACCAAACCAACGTCCTACGTGACAGGAGTCGTGATAAGTAACCTTGTGATTAAGGGGAGTGGTAAATGTTAATTTACCATCTGCAATCAACTCACTAAGATAAACTACTATATGTTTAAAACGAATATTACATTCTAGCCCCATTTCTAAAGCCATTTGGGGATAGTTTTCATTAAATGTAGCATAACACCCTGGACATGAAAAAACTATGGTTTCAACACCAGATTTTTTAAACATTTCCAAATTGCTTTTTACTAATTCTTGAAAGTCTTTTTTGTAACCTCCTAGAGCTAAATACAACCCGCAGCAGCGTTCATCTTCACCATAGTGGACAAAAGGTATTTCTAAATGTTCCAATATTCTTGTGGTATTTTGGGCCATATTGTCCATGATTGTTGCGGCCCAGCAACCTGACCAATAGGCAATTTCCCCATGTTTTTCTGTTGCTACATCCAACCATTTTAGTCTCTCCTGGGCAGGTATTCCCCAAAAATTACCTGTTGTTAAAACATTGTTGCGAATAAACTCTAATCCTGTATTATGAAGTTTATTTTTATAAAACTCGTAACGCAGGGCCATCCAGTGGTGCGCATTATGGGCACGAATTTGGCAGACTGTATCACACTTTTTGCAGGTCGTACAAGCATATAATGCTTTTCCTACTTCATCATCCATAGGTATCTTTCCCTTGATATATTGATTAAGCAGAAAATATTTACCTCGCGGCGAATTACTCTCCCAAGGCATAGCATCAAATACCGTACATACATTTCGGCAGTAACCACACATTGCACATGAAAATGTATCGTCTGTAAGATGTTCATCAAGGGGTGATTCAAAATTATTCCCCTGCCATTTACTGAGCAGTCTTCCAGCAAGACCAATCAAACCACTGCCGGCATTAGCAACCTTCATGGCAGTAGTAAGCTTTTTTGTAGGGGAGTTTTTGTCTATAGACGGGGGTATAATCTTTCCAGGATTCATTAAGTTTTCCCTGTCAATTGACTGTTTGTATCTCCAAATCTCATCCAATTGCTGCACACCATAAAAGTTCCTGGCCCTGTCTGTAAAGTACATACCAATTGAGAAAACCTTCCCATCATATTTTTCTCCGGTATCAATGACATCTAGAGCACAGGCATAAGCCAGGGGAAAACCTAGTTTACGCTCGTCTGCCAACATGAATCCCAGTATGGAAATCTTGTCTGAACCTACCATGGTGCCTTCTAAAGCAAATTCGCCCTTGTACTTTCGTTCAATCTCACTGACAAAGCTCTCTACTTCCTTGATTGGGATGACAACCTCACTGGCAACCAGAGTAGGTCCTAATTTTTTAAAGCGCATGGGATAAAATTTGTCTTCCCATTCTTCTTTGGCCAGTTTTTCCCGCATAATTTTGCCGTTATAAGCAGCAGTTAGGTCTTGAATTTGTTTTTCAACAGAAGAACGACGCGGTTTTGGAAAAACCATGGTTACAAGATACTGATCTTCAGGTAAGACATAGTGTTCTAAAGCTTTTTGCTTCAAAGCTGTATAGGCAGGAGTAGTCAAACTCACATTCCACAAGAGAATTTTTTTCTCCGAGAGTCCATTTAAAAATTTTGCCGTGCTTTTCATATCTGGAAAAGCGGAAAGAATTACACTTTCTTCATCCTTTTCCCGGGCCTTGACCTCAACCTTAACAATCATACCTGTAATGCCACAAAGATTGTATATATATTTTAAGCCTTCACCGGAAAAGGTTTTAAGCTCTCCATTAGGCAAAACCACATCTGCAGAAATAATATTTTGGCTGCAATCACCAAATTCATAACTGCCATATCCACTTCCCCCCTGAGCAACCCAGCCCGCCACAGTTGAACTGTTAGCACTGGACGGATAAGCTCTTAATGCTAATCCACGCTTATTTAATTCTTTTTCCAGATTGCTCCAAATAACACCTGGTTGGACGCAAGCTGTCATTTTTTCTGTATCAATAGCCAAAATCTGATTCATTCTCACAAAATCAACCACTACACCTGCTTTTGCCGGGACACTTCCTCCAAAGCCAGCACTGCCTGCCCCCCTTGGCACAAGGGGAATATTTTCTTCACACGAGATTTTACATAAGGCAATAACCTCTTCCACATTGATTGGTTGGACAACAGCATCAGGTACACATTCCATCAAACCCCTGATCTGTTCGGGCATAATGCCCATGTCATGGGAATATACTATCCTTTCCACTTTGTTAAAGCGCACGCGCTCACCAAATATTTCTTGAATTCTTACCATCTGCTTGGCACTCAAATTATTTTTCATGATTCACTTCTCCTCCTTGGTTTTATTTTAAAAGGGTTAAGACCCTTAATATGTTTTGTTCAATAAAATTGTTCTATTACTAAATCATTGGTTAAAAAAATATAAAATACTTGATGAAGTGAATGCCTTTTCTTGAACCTTGGTTCAATTTAATTGAACTTATTTTTAATTTATTATTCGTGATAGGATTTTATATTCCTGCAAATATGGGCTTGTTTTTAAAGATTTTTTTAAAATAACCAAAAACAAAAAAGCTGCCGCAGCAGCTAGATAACTATATTTTTTCCATATTTCTGTTTCCATTTAAGGTTCCATTTAATAGGGGTTTGTTACGTTTAAAAAATTGGATATAGTTTAATATAAACTTCAGGTCTCCGGCTTCCAAATCCCTTATTGCTCTTAATACAGCCTGAACCCTTGGATCACCCAACAGTGATAAAAGATCAGAATTAAGAGAGGAAATGAGATTTTCCACATCTTCCTGTTCTAATAAAAAATAGCAAACAGACACGCCCAGGGCTTGAGCAATACTTTCCAGAGTATCTAATGACGGTTCGCTCTGATCATTTTCTATCTGGCTCACCATGGCAGGACTGATATTTGCTTTATCAGCCAAAGCCACTCCTGTTAGGCCTAATTTTTCTCTTTCCCTTCGAACCCGTTCTCCAATGGACACACTATCGGCATTCTTCTCCAAAAAGTATCTAATGGTAACATTCAGTGTTTCAGCCAGGCGTTCTAAAGTATCCAAGTCCGGTTCCTCTGTTCCTTCTTCAAATGCTTCAATCTTATCTGCAGAAATTCCGGACAGATCACTTAATTCTTCAATACTTAAGCTTCTACCCCTTCTAATAAACCGAATTTTTTCACCATAAACTTTTTCTGCTTCAAAAAGGTAGGTAGGTGAAAT harbors:
- the arsB gene encoding ACR3 family arsenite efflux transporter; amino-acid sequence: MSTQSVGEKARELGFFERYLTLWVILCMAIGIGLGALFPGAAEVINSLSIEQVNIPIAILLFFMMYPIMVQIDFRQVIEAGKTPKPVALTLVINWAIKPFTMVFFAWLFMRVIFAPFIPENMADEYMAGMILLGIAPCTAMVLVWSYLARANMGHTLVMVAVNSLTMLFLFAPLGSFLLGISDIVIPFVTLALSILFYVGIALIAGYFTRTQLIKSRGIEWYESIFLKYTGKVSMTALLLTLITLFMLQGSVILSQPLVILMIAVPLTIQTFFIFFLAYGAAKMLKLTYEDAAPSAMIGASNHFEVAIATAATLFGIASGASLATVVGVLIEVPVMLMLVRICLKTKHWFPRKRAGYGGE
- a CDS encoding NfeD family protein produces the protein MIRKICKLTMLCVLCLLLTFTASAGAAVQPKVITVAVDDMVTAGTASTIKRAIQLAEKQGAQAVVIQLNTPGGLVTATLDIIQDISAAQIPVITYVTPPGAIAASAGTFILICGHVAAMSPATTCGAAMPVTMAPVTGEGTQSADDKTINFLAGHMRSIAEERGRPVDIAEKFVKENLTIDYKEALEKQVIDHVAVNLGELLEMIHGKEITIQERVVVLNTLGADIQTVEMKTSERITHFVSNPQVTFILLLLGVYGLIIGFNSPGTFLPEVMGVISLILALYGLGLFEVNILAGLLIIIGILLLVAEAFTPTYGVLGVGGVISIVLGSIFLPIEPMMPTDWFSRFRMTAIGIGIVSGALLIILLSGIIKLRKVQKIHGDEEFSNQVVPVIEDINPEGLVKVKGEIWKAVSKGGISISQGENVRVIGRKGMYLVVEPERTNISEREE
- a CDS encoding ArsR/SmtB family transcription factor gives rise to the protein MELVQIIKALADETRLRILNLLNQEKLCVCELEYLLEINQSNASRHLNKLWMLKIITNEKKAQWVFYKINKNTLETYPFLKQLLNKELGKDGQLQRDIDKLKEYKKSGMTCENVKEFMCIKNI
- a CDS encoding SHOCT domain-containing protein; the encoded protein is MMPMFGYGFGSGWLWMAAHMLFWVFLIVGIVLLVNKITTKEDKSSAFRILDEKLASGEITEAEYKHKRKILKGS
- a CDS encoding class I SAM-dependent methyltransferase, whose translation is MDYETLDRETTQQVREKYNKKAKNYDKIMGPMDRMMMGKWREMLCKNAKGLVLEAGVGTGANFPYYPQGVKVIGIDFSQSMLEIAESKISQAKVPIELKLADIQELPFADNTFDTIITACVFCSVPFPVKGFQELRRVVKQDGRLYLLEHVRSERAVVGTVMDLLNPLTVRFQGVNINRRTEANMLQAGLSIVEVKNLLSDIVKLITAKK
- a CDS encoding response regulator transcription factor, which gives rise to MDKPIVLVVDDEDGIRELVKIYLKKEGIAADTAADSKEALKKIEDTGYDLFVIDVMMPGMDGFGLVKEIRSFSDKPIIMLTARGEEYERILGFELGCDDYVVKPFSPRELAHRVKVMLKRTLPINKQEKALKFTRLEIDPVTRKVLLDMKELNLTPKEFNLLYYLASSPGRVFTREQLLENIWGYDFFGDFRTVDTHVKKLREKLGRNSGPDYISTVWGVGYKFEAAND
- a CDS encoding slipin family protein gives rise to the protein MLFISESLLSLIVVATFILAILSMAIKILPEYERGVLFRLGRLVGVRGPGLVIIIPIIDKIERVSLRTITFDVPPQEVITKDNVTCKVNAVLYYRAVAPEKAIVNVEKFHDATSQFAQTTLRSVVGQADLDELLSQREKLNKIIQRIVDEATDPWGIKVTAVEIKDVILPTEMQRAIARQAEAERDRRAIVIQAEGERQAAERLAEATGILSAQEGAMTLRMLRSLSEAADSKGTTILFPLPMEIRSLLPDPEKWFLASRKGNENKEKNNEKEKMDG
- a CDS encoding FtsB family cell division protein, whose translation is MKGKGILVILMVLLAGIILIGCTSSNNSSDLEAQLQEKTALINQLTAENEALSAEVAELQLILTSQQQNSLLMTALTVVGLLENQDMEGLASYIHPVEGVRFSPYTYVDLQADLVFSAQQIETLLQSTQTYNWGSFDGTGDPIVFTFSDYYDRFIYDQDFANPHLIGNNVEIGTSSMINNIIQAYPNGMFVEFHFTGFDPQYMGMDWRSLRLVFEDVNGSWHLVGIVHDEWTT
- a CDS encoding ATP-binding protein, with product MISRSIILKQWVAIILLIMIILLFLSFGLIRLLEDFYYSQISSDLIESGHKLTSIINKEDDPTHLTNELTLLSEFLNAHIIIVDRDGTTQACDLMMGPPTGHFLTTAELAKVFAGESIIKRGFHHHHFEGPMLSVAIPVYEGDEVENVLMMFRPIAPITDTVNSMRGLIIYSAMAAIILASVVSYFLSKTLSKPLVQMNKVANEMAKGNFDNKMEVNSNDEVGLLGASLNNLSDQLKSKINELSHEKSKLEKVLASMSDGVITLDNKGNVILVNNQTEKLFQKENKDLELRGNFFKNPGFAELKELFSKVIESKSINQRDIGLTKKTISARMAPLIDNTTDEVIGVVGVLQDVTRERELEQMRRDFIANVSHELRTPLSLLQGYSEAIIDGVAEDTSEQDRYAKVIFQETLRLKRMVNELFDLSRLQTGNFTLEKTRISIASLLNTIQEKYKPAISKTGLRFETIIEKDLPDVDGDYDRLHQVMINLVENALNHTVEGQITLKAYTDSSKQIHVEVSDTGCGIPQGDLDLVWERFHKADKSRKRGKTGTGLGLAIVKSIIEAHGGNVWVSSQEGKGSTFGFSIPSK